From a region of the Haematobia irritans isolate KBUSLIRL chromosome 4, ASM5000362v1, whole genome shotgun sequence genome:
- the LOC142235279 gene encoding uncharacterized protein LOC142235279: MCLHDLREDTSSKRSQEKKVKAHFTNASSSKSSRASSESKCVICPKHNHRLSACVKFGKLSVSERYIVVKRNRLCLNCLMKGHEMKDCPRQYSCAKCNSRHHSLLHRDSTPSNSATSATGSTNTLSSSAASFQPRTMPSVDQPQPSTSSACLPRQAFHTTQNRAVLLGTAMINIMHDGVSYPARALIDPASEFSFLTERFRNRVKLPVHAANVTISGVNSAISAKSSKMCNLKIGSPLNASVLLETMAIVLQSISGNLPSFTVSQEVLSQIPDIRLADPNLFVSRPVDILLGADLYPRILLEGCRQIAAQSLIAQNSVFGWLVTGPISTSQIQTFTTTIAVDEEENLDRTLLRFWELEETPRKGVLSPSDKFCEENYVRTTRRDSEGRYIVTLPLKEELGPRGYLGESRTTALRQFYRNESSLSKRPDVKSVYDSVVKEYLHLDHMRPVSAISASDTLSCYLPHHPVINLEKKTSKLRVVFNASNKTSNGNSLNDILHVGPTLQQDLVLLIVRWRLFKYVFNCDITQMYRQIRVDSSHAPLQRIVLRDSPTRTVQDYELQTVTFGVNCAPYLAIRTLLQLAEDTEEEFPLAADILRKCMYVDDVLTGTHDLETAIMARDQLIAALATAKFELRKWTSNYREILDSLPPEYLVDAQLLAFVEASNSKPLGVRWNAQLDAFYFAVEPIAKRCGYTKREVLSAIAKLFDPVGWLGPVIIVAKIIMQKVWLDRVGWDEILPSATASEWEKFVDSYPDVNSINIPRWIRYTPCTSAELHVFSDASVKAYAGVVYIRVLAPNGEIVVNLLSCKTKVAPLKSVSLRRLELCGAVLASELARTVIREIGIDFGRIYCWTDSTIVLAWLKKTPSAWTTFVANRVCRIQENVGGTNWYHVRSEDNPADLGSRGVSPSDLAASRLWWHGPQWLSCSQSEWPVRDTSSFDTDVEIRSVKAHASFVNSYEDVLDRFSSLDRALRVISYVMRFFYRTHPAHRRDCSYADHSLSSSEIRATKSRLIVLAQKMNYGNEYKDLMDRSSLGTGSSLVSLNPFLDEMGVMRMYGRLSRSPILSYSERHPIILPYSCRFTKLLVEFVHLISIHGGNQLMLRILRIEYWIPRVRNLIRSVIHRCKPCLLERKRVCSQVMAPLPPERTVLDRPFTTTGVDYAGPFEVKSFTGRYCRITKGYVCVFVCFATRAIHLEAVSDLSTAGFLAAFHRFVARRGCPATIFSDNGTNFVGASRELERNFRDVIRGSSDVVSSKFAHQGLSWRFIPAGAPHMGGLWEAGVKSFKLHFRRQIGNVRFTFEEFSTVLARIEACLNSRPLCPQSDNPQELDALTPGHFLIGAPLLAPAEPVITEQPLSLVNRFRKVQALAQQFCVRWKEEYLKNLHMRYKWKFPQRDVMVNDLVVIRHEQLPPTSWKLGRVVSVHPGVDGHIRVQFCRLTVSSAYDPEQRLTFTARVHDLGRVLTPAEAVPERIKESFLGLPLADPQFYRVVLRCMGES; the protein is encoded by the coding sequence ATGTGTTTGCATGATTTGCGGGAAGACACGTCTTCGAAGCGTTCTCAGGAAAAGAAGGTAAAAGCGCATTTTACCAATGCGTCTTCTTCTAAATCGTCGCGTGCTTCGTCGGAATCTAAGTGCGTTATTTGTCCTAAACATAATCATAGACTTTCGGCTTGCGTTAAATTTGGTAAACTCTCGGTATCGGAACGTTACATAGTGGTAAAACGTAACCGGTTGTGCTTGAATTGCTTAATGAAAGGTCATGAGATGAAGGATTGTCCAAGACAATATTCGTGTGCAAAATGTAATTCGAGACATCATTCGCTATTGCATCGCGATTCTACGCCGTCTAATAGCGCGACTTCGGCGACGGGTTCGACCAACACCTTGTCGAGTTCAGCGGCTAGTTTTCAACCGAGAACTATGCCTTCGGTTGATCAGCCGCAACCTTCTACCTCGTCGGCGTGCCTACCTCGCCAGGCATTTCATACGACGCAAAATAGGGCCGTGCTTTTGGGAACTGCGATGATTAATATCATGCACGATGGGGTTTCATATCCGGCACGCGCTTTGATTGACCCCGCTTCAGAATTTTCGTTTCTGACGGAACGCTTTCGAAATCGGGTGAAACTACCGGTTCACGCGGCTAATGTTACAATTTCGGGGGTAAATAGCGCAATTTCGGCCAAATCGAGTAAAATGTGTAATTTGAAAATCGGATCTCCACTCAACGCGTCGGTTTTGTTGGAAACTATGGCTATAGTGCTCCAATCTATATCCGGGAATTTACCTTCCTTTACGGTGTCGCAGGAAGTTTTGTCTCAGATTCCGGATATTCGCTTAGCTGATCCGAATCTTTTCGTGTCGAGACCGGTCGATATTCTACTAGGCGCTGACTTGTACCCGAGAATACTATTAGAAGGTTGCCGGCAGATTGCGGCTCAATCATTGATAGCACAGAACAGTGTTTTCGGCTGGCTAGTAACGGGTCCGATTTCTACATCGCAAATTCAAACATTTACTACGACTATAGCGGTTGATGAAGAGGAAAATTTAGATAGAACGCTTTTACGGTTTTGGGAGTTGGAGGAAACACCACGTAAAGGGGTTTTGTCCCCCTCCGATAAGTTCTGTGAGGAAAATTACGTTCGGACAACGCGCAGAGATTCGGAAGGTAGATATATAGTTACACTTCCGCTAAAGGAAGAGCTCGGTCCTCGTGGATATTTGGGTGAGTCCCGAACAACTGCTTTGAGGCAATTTTATCGTAATGAATCGTCATTATCGAAAAGGCCGGACGTGAAATCAGTTTATGATAGTGTTGTTAaagaatatttgcatttggatcacATGAGGCCAGTATCCGCCATTTCTGCAAGTGATACACTTTCGTGTTATCTTCCACATCATCCTGTCATTAACCTCGAGAAGAAGACTTCCAAACTTCGCGTCGTATTTAATGCGTCTAATAAAACGTCCAACGGGAATAGTCTTAACGATATCCTTCACGTAGGTCCCACTTTGCAGCAGGACTTAGTCCTTCTTATTGTGCGATGGCGACTATTTAAATACGTGTTCAACTGCGATATTACACAGATGTATAGGCAGATTCGAGTGGACTCTTCTCATGCTCCGTTGCAGAGAATTGTTTTAAGGGATTCTCCGACAAGGACAGTCCAGGACTATGAACTACAAACGGTGACCTTCGGTGTAAACTGTGCACCATATCTCGCGATACGGACACTGTTACAGTTAGCTGAAGACACTGAGGAGGAGTTTCCACTCGCGGCCGATATATTACGTAAATGTATGTACGTTGATGACGTTTTGACCGGAACTCATGACCTTGAAACTGCGATAATGGCTCGGGATCAATTAATCGCGGCGCTTGCGACGGCTAAATTTGAACTGCGGAAATGGACATCgaattatagagaaattttagatTCACTACCGCCGGAATATTTGGTTGATGCTCAATTGCTGGCATTTGTCGAGGCTAGCAATTCGAAACCATTGGGTGTGAGATGGAATGCTCAATTGGATGCATTCTACTTCGCGGTCGAGCCTATAGCAAAAAGGTGTGGATACACTAAACGGGAAGTGTTGTCGGCTATCGCGAAATTATTCGACCCTGTCGGTTGGTTAGGTCCAGTGATAATTGTGGCAAAGATTATCATGCAGAAGGTTTGGCTTGATCGCGTCGGCTGGGATGAAATACTGCCTTCGGCAACGGCATCCGAGTGGGAAAAATTTGTAGATAGTTATCCGGatgtcaattcgataaatattcctcGGTGGATTCGTTACACACCGTGCACTTCGGCCGAGCTTCACGTATTTTCAGATGCCTCGGTTAAGGCATACGCGGGGGTAGTATATATTCGAGTTTTGGCCCCGAATGGCGAGATTGTCGTTAATTTGCTATCGTGCAAGACGAAAGTTGctccgttgaaatcggtttcttTGCGTCGTTTGGAGCTTTGCGGCGCTGTTTTAGCGTCCGAACTCGCAAGAACGGTCATTCGAGAAATCGGTATTGATTTTGGTCGAATTTATTGTTGGACGGATTCGACTATTGTACTAGCCTGGTTAAAGAAAACGCCTTCGGCTTGGACAACATTTGTCGCGAATAGGGTATGTCGCATTCAGGAGAACGTCGGTGGTACGAATTGGTATCATGTGAGGTCGGAGGATAATCCTGCTGATCTTGGCAGCCGCGGTGTGTCCCCTTCGGATTTGGCCGCCTCTCGACTTTGGTGGCATGGGCCTCAGTGGCTATCGTGTAGTCAATCGGAATGGCCGGTTCGTGACACTTCCTCTTTTGACACCGACGTAGAAATTCGGTCTGTGAAGGCACATGCTTCTTTCGTTAATTCATACGAGGATGTTCTCGATAGATTTTCTTCTCTGGATAGAGCGCTGCGTGTTATTTCATATGTTATGAGATTCTTTTATCGGACGCATCCCGCTCATAGGCGTGATTGTAGCTATGCGGATCACAGTTTATCATCGTCTGAGATTAGGGCAACTAAAAGTCGCTTGATAGTGCTTGctcaaaaaatgaattatggtAATGAATATAAGGACTTGATGGATAGGTCTTCGTTAGGTACTGGCAGTTCACTTGTTTCTTTGAACCCGTTCCTTGATGAAATGGGTGTAATGCGGATGTATGGTCGTTTGAGCCGCTCGCCTATTCTTTCGTATTCGGAGCGGCACCCTATAATTTTGCCCTACAGCTGTCGATTCACGAAGCTTTTGGTGGAATTTGTTCATTTGATTTCCATTCATGGAGGAAATCAGTTGATGTTGCGTATTCTTCGTATAGAATACTGGATACCTCGGGTGAGGAATCTTATTCGTTCGGTTATACATAGGTGTAAACCATGTCTTTTGGAGAGGAAACGGGTTTGTAGTCAGGTGATGGCTCCTCTTCCTCCGGAAAGAACTGTTCTCGACAGACCTTTTACGACGACTGGCGTAGACTATGCAGGCCCCTTTGAGGTGAAGTCGTTCACCGGACGTTATTGTCGCATAACTAAAGGTTATGTGTGCGTTTTCGTGTGTTTTGCTACTAGGGCGATTCATTTGGAAGCGGTTTCCGACTTGTCGACTGCCGGCTTTCTTGCGGCATTTCATAGGTTTGTTGCTCGTCGGGGTTGTCCTGCGACCATTTTCTCGGACAATGGGACAAATTTTGTCGGTGCGTCGCGTGAGCTTGAACGAAATTTCCGGGATGTAATTAGGGGAAGCAGTGATGTCGTGTCCTCTAAGTTTGCACACCAGGGCCTATCGTGGCGATTTATCCCAGCTGGTGCGCCTCATATGGGAGGCCTTTGGGAAGCTGGGGTGAAGAGTTTTAAGTTGCATTTCAGAAGGCAAATAGGGAATGTTCGTTTCACGTTTGAAGAGTTTTCGACGGTGTTGGCTCGTATTGAGGCTTGTTTGAATTCAAGACCTCTTTGTCCCCAATCGGATAACCCGCAGGAGCTTGACGCTTTGACACCGGGTCATTTTCTTATAGGTGCCCCTCTACTCGCCCCTGCTGAGCCAGTTATAACCGAACAGCCTCTTTCGTTGGTGAATCGGTTTCGTAAGGTACAGGCTCTTGCACAACAGTTTTGTGTACGTTGGAAAGAGGAATATTTGAAGAATCTGCATATGAGATATAAGTGGAAATTTCCTCAGCGCGATGTTATGGTAAATGACCTAGTCGTTATTCGTCATGAACAGCTTCCACCAACTTCTTGGAAATTAGGTCGAGTCGTGTCGGTTCACCCGGGCGTAGATGGTCACATTCGGGTCCAATTTTGCCGGTTGACAGTATCGTCCGCTTATGATCCAGAGCAGCGACTGACGTTTACTGCTCGTGTGCACGATCTAGGTCGTGTGTTGACCCCCGCCGAAGCCGTGCCAGAACGGATCAAGGAATCCTTTTTGGGATTACCTTTGGCAGATCCGCAATTTTACCGAGTGGTCCTGAGGTGTATGGGCGAATCATAA
- the CtIP gene encoding CTBP-interacting protein: MVCLVCKKNVAGDCFTLALETLKEHYTFYKNSVSQRDEELHKIRERNEELNQALELLQSEQQSRPSKKFKAHNERTTKPSPLIRAKNNNAGGLTDTSLTDDDYAGPSNLNMALNSEQLFESSGLSSPAKSETSIISASEVPISPHNKVGTLRSQKEKENLHSTNVKSLEKSKSEWQSRDTANTSQSNKSWALSFFPKPNATVSAKRNGKIGVNIKPEKKVNLSLKKTNPSKIKQATLQFESCKDSSVIESDICEDVIDASPVPLSKNSRSGKSWAHRSGHNQSSHSPTINNKIEGIQQKPDRKNSSIENIVFDFSPTKNNEHSSETTYLSKTNMSSKELHFDGNDTESSNKNSSSVVLLTPATQDIIFIDESTNDFGDIDTMDLLADVREHETEYMANLKKIESKNIEKRKRQDVKSIKNDDDKGFLKPAAFIKKEKSTQEILDGKRNGDERVVDMDTANINKHENIPINSTTEKKKDLIKNYLDDEDEDEDEDAMPKPFVVKKETDDYQHTSKTLTVKERFGIDCDNCEKLLRLLGPHITNREFEMHLNKCNFHNQPDFMRQNTPEGFWNPLMLTFDENDPRNEVLIDTRFKDNKLQLGK; the protein is encoded by the exons ATGGTGTGCTTAGTTTGTAAAAAGAATGTGGCGGGCGATTGTTTCACGCTGGCTTTGGAAACCCTGAAGGAGCATTACACAT TTTACAAGAATTCCGTAAGCCAGCGCGACGAAGAATTGCACAAAATCAGAGAACGCAATGAAGAACTGAACCAAGCTTTGGAATTACTGCAAAGTGAACAACAATCAAGaccttcgaaaaaatttaaggcCCATAATGAAAGGACAACTAAGCCATCACCACTGATAagggcaaaaaataataatgctgGAGGACTTACAGATACGAGTTTAACCGATGATGATTATGCCGGACCATCCAACCTCAATATGGCTTTGAATAGTGAACAACTATTTGAAAGTTCGGGTTTAAGCAGCCCTGCCAAATCGGAAACTAGTATAATCTCTGCTTCCGAAGTACCAATAAGTCCTCATAATAAAGTTGGTACATTGCGGAGTCaaaaagagaaagaaaatttacacTCAACTAATGTGAAATCGCTGGAGAAATCCAAATCTGAATGGCAAAGCCGAGATACTGCCAACACTAGCCAGAGTAATAAATCATGGGCCTTGTCTTTTTTCCCAAAGCCAAATGCAACAGTATCTGCAAAACGAAATGGTAAAATCGGAGTTAATATAAAGCCAGAGAAAAAAGTCAATTTGTCCTTGAAAAAAACAAACCCAAGTAAAATTAAACAAGCCACACTGCAATTTGAGAGTTGTAAAGATTCGAGCGTAATTGAG TCTGATATTTGTGAAGATGTTATAGATGCTAGTCCAGTGCCTTTGAGTAAAAACTCAAGATCTGGGAAATCATGGGCCCACAG AAGCGGCCACAACCAAAGTTCCCACAGTCCCACAATAAACAACAAAATCGAAGGAATCCAACAAAAACCTGATAGAAAAAACAGTAgcattgaaaatattgtttttgatttctctcCCACGAAAAATAATGAACACtcatccgaaacaacatatcttTCCAAAACTAATATGAGCTCTAAAGAACTGCATTTTGATGGCAACGATACCGAGAGCAGTAACAAAAATAGCTCCAGTGTAGTGTTATTAACACCGGCAACACAagatattatatttatagatGAAAGCACAAATGATTTTGGAGATATAGATACTATGGATCTGCTGGCAGATGTACGAGAGCATGAAACGGAGTATATGGCAAACCTCAAAAAGATTGAGAGCAAAAA tattGAAAAGAGAAAAAGACAGGatgtaaaatcaataaaaaatgacGATGATAAGGGTTTCCTTAAACCAGCAGcttttataaaaaaggaaaaatcaACTCAAGAAATATTGGATGGTAAAAGAAATGGCGATGAAAGGGTTGTTGACATGGACACTGCAAACATAAACAAACATGAAAATATACCAATAAATTCCACAACAGAAAAGAAAAAagacttgataaaaaattaCTTAGACGATGAGGACGAAGATGAAGATGAAGACGCCATGCCTAAACCTTTTGTTGTAAAAAAGGAAACCGATGATTATCAacatacatccaaaacactgacagTAAAGGAACGCTTTGGTATAGACTGTGATAATTGTGAAAAG CTTTTGCGACTTCTAGGTCCCCACATAACGAATCGCGAATTCGAAATGCATTTGAATAAGTGTAACTTCCATAATCAACCCGATTTTATGCGACAAAACACTCCTGAGGGATTTTGGAATCCCCTAATGCTAACATTTGATGAGAATGATCCCCGCAATGAAGTGCTAATAGATACCCGTTTCAAAGATAATAAATTGCAATTAGGGAAATAA
- the Hpd gene encoding 4-hydroxyphenylpyruvate dioxygenase translates to MTTYTDKGPKPAFGKFLSFDHLTFYVGNAKQAASYYTTRMGFTPLGYQGLETGNRRYAKHAVKQNKIVFVFVSAYETNDEDHGLHLMRHGDGVKDVAFEVEDIEAIFNLAKQRGAEVVNELWEESDQFGTVKFATIKTYGDTTHTFVDRTKYKGVFLPGFQQSPEDVLLKSLPPAKLDFIDHVVGNQPDLEMEPVAAWYERVLQFHRFWSVDDSQIHTEYSALRSIVMANYEETVKMPINEPAKGKKKSQIQEYVEYYGGAGVQHIALNTSDIISAIKNLRARGMEFLTIPPSYYEILTENLKHSRTKIKEDMEVLKKLNILIDYDENGYLLQIFTKNMQDRPTLFLEVIQRHNHNGFGAGNFKSLFTAIEIEQERRGNL, encoded by the exons ATG ACCACTTACACCGACAAAGGACCCAAACCTGCCTTTGGTAAATTCTTAAGTTTCGATCATTTAACCTTCTACGTTGGCAATGCTAAACAAGCTGCTAGTTACTACACCACTCGCATGGGTTTTACCCCATTGGGCTATCAGGGATTAGAAACCGGCAATCGTCGTTATGCCAAGCATGCTgtaaagcaaaacaaaattgtcttcGTTTTTGTATCAGCCTATGAGACAAACGATGAAGATCATGGTCTACATTTAATGAGACATGGTGATGGTGTTAAAGATGTAGCCTTTGAGGTGGAAGATATTGAGGCTATCTTCAATTTAGCCAAACAACGTGGAGCCGAAGTTGTTAACGAATTATGGGAGGAGTCAGatcaatttggcacagttaaatTTGCCACCATTAAGACc taTGGTGATACTACTCATACCTTTGTGGATCGCACTAAATATAAAGGTGTTTTCTTACCTGGTTTCCAACAATCCCCTGAAGATGTTTTGCTTAAATCACTACCCCCTGCTAAATTGGATTTCATTGATCACGTAGTGGGTAATCAACCCGATTTGGAAATGGAACCAGTTGCCGCCTGGTATGAACGTGTCTTGCAATTCCATCGTTTTTGGTCTGTGGATGATTCTCAGATTCATACTGAATACTCAGCTCTACGGTCCATTGTTATGGCCAACTACGAGGAGACAGTTAAAATGCCCATAAATGAACCGGCCAAGGGCAAAAAGAAATCACAAATTCAGGAATATGTGGAATATTATGGTGGAGCCGGGGTACAACACATTGCCTTGAATACCAGTGATATTATTAGTGCCATTAAAAATCTTAGAGCTAGAGGAATGGAATTCCTTACCATTCCCCCATCATACTATGAGATTCTAACAGAAAATTTGAAACACAGCCGCACTAAGATTAAAGAAGACATGGAagttctgaaaaaattaaatattttaatagattATGATGAGAATGGATATCTATTGCaaatatttaccaaaaatatgcaaGATCGTCCCACACTTTTCTTGGAAGTCATCCAACGTCACAATCACAAT GGCTTTGGTGCCGGTAACTTTAAATCCTTATTTACCGCCATTGAAATCGAACAGGAGAGACGTGGCAATTTgtag